A stretch of Arachis hypogaea cultivar Tifrunner chromosome 15, arahy.Tifrunner.gnm2.J5K5, whole genome shotgun sequence DNA encodes these proteins:
- the LOC112748090 gene encoding transcription factor NAI1-like: protein MISTEESWTTWLCDLEEEDYSFINGIIAAPNNYSNSQSQMSNNDNERPSKLPKSTTPTPRRRRTGSAGTGRSPQHAHDHIIAERMRREKISQQFIALSALIPGLKKMDKATVLGDAIKYVKQLQEQVKVLETESKRKSAESVVYVEKSEVCGEEDVSVSDTWSNSGGDGNSSYEVSKAVSRSVLPEVEARVSEKNVLIRIHCEKHKGVLMHILKLIDKLHLSVLNTTSLPFGASIVDITITAEMDDKFSLSAKELARNIRVGVLQSM, encoded by the exons ATGATTTCCACCGAGGAATCATGGACTACTTGGCTCTGTGATTTG GAAGAAGAGgactacagtttcatcaatggcATAATAGCAGCCCCTAATAATTACTCAAACTCACAGTCACAGATGAGTAACAATGATAATGAGAGGCCATCCAAGCTTCCCAAGAGCACCACCCCAACCCCAAGACGCAGAAGAACTGGCTCAGCTGGCACTGGCAGATCCCCCCAACACGCCCATGATCACATCATTGCCgaaagaatgagaagggaaaagATTAGCCAACAGTTCATAGCACTTTCTGCCCTTATTCCAGGCCTAAAAAAG ATGGACAAGGCGACGGTGTTAGGCGACGCTATCAAGTACGTGAAGCAGCTACAAGAGCAAGTGAAGGTTCTAGAAACTGAAAGCAAAAGGAAAAGCGCGGAGTCTGTTGTGTATGTTGAGAAATCTGAGGTGTGCGGAGAGGAAGATGTGTCTGTGTCAGACACTTGGTCAAATTCAGGGGGGGATGGAAACTCATCGTACGAAGTGTCAAAAGCAGTGAGTAGGTCGGTGCTGCCTGAAGTGGAGGCAAGAGTGTCTGAGAAGAACGTCCTCATCCGGATCCACTGCGAGAAACACAAAGGAGTGTTGATGCACATTCTCAAGCTCATTGACAAACTCCATCTCTCTGTTCTTAACACCACTTCCTTGCCTTTTGGAGCCTCCATCGTCGACATAACCATCACTGCCGAG ATGGATGACAAGTTCAGCTTAAGCGCGAAGGAGCTTGCTAGAAACATAAGGGTGGGAGTGTTGCAATCGATGTAG